The following proteins are co-located in the Spirosoma montaniterrae genome:
- the nirB gene encoding nitrite reductase large subunit NirB, with translation MTNIVVVGNGMVGYKFCASLLKQTQEQQPDGGRLRLTVFGEEPRPAYDRVHLSRYFSGTPADELAMAPATWYADNGIDLRTSTCITHIDREARTVTTHTGEVVNYDALVLATGSAPFVPPVTGVQKDGIFVYRTIEDLEAMTAWGNRATKAVVIGGGLLGLEAAKAALDMGLETHVVEFAPRLMPRQLDAAGGEMLRRKIESLGIGIHLNKNTAEFLGYDCVTGLRFADDSVLETDMVVISAGIKPRDELARQSGLAVGPRGGIVVNDYLQTSDPNIFAIGECALHNSMIYGLVAPGYDMATVVARQLTSGRGGVKFTGFDLSTKLKLIGVDVASFGDPFCEQTPHRTLLFEDMLTGVYKRLNISPDGKQLLGGILVGEAESYNMLLQACKNRVVLPETPEDLLMPPRKGDSTPALAGVMSLPDEAIICSCEGISKAIVCTAVTGQELTDVAALKKCTKAGTGCGGCIPMLNDLISETLKEQGKFVRKVLCEHFDHTRQELYDLVRINGETTYADVLAHYGHGTGCEVCKPAVASILASIHNDLIARQATVQDTNDRFLANIQRGGTYSVVPRVAGGEITADKLIALGVVARKYDLYCKITGGQRIDLFGARVDQLPLIWDELIAAGFESGHAYGKALRTVKSCVGSAWCRFGVQDSVGFAIEIEERYKGLRAPHKLKGGVSGCVRECAEAQSKDFGIIATEKGWNLYVCGNGGAKPQHAQLLASDIDRETCIRYLDCFLMFYVKTAEPLTRTATWLNKLEGGMAYLKSVVIDDVLGLNAQFEADMQHVVNTYQCEWKSVVDNDTLRSQYRHFVNTSDTDDTLAFVTNERGQKQPTNWLND, from the coding sequence ATGACAAATATCGTGGTAGTGGGCAACGGAATGGTAGGCTACAAGTTCTGTGCCTCGTTGCTGAAACAGACGCAGGAGCAACAGCCCGATGGCGGTCGGCTGCGGCTTACGGTCTTTGGCGAAGAGCCGCGTCCTGCCTACGACCGGGTGCATCTGAGCCGTTATTTTTCGGGAACGCCTGCCGACGAACTGGCGATGGCCCCGGCCACCTGGTATGCCGACAACGGCATCGACCTGCGCACCAGCACGTGCATTACACACATCGACCGCGAAGCCCGCACCGTGACAACGCATACGGGCGAGGTGGTGAATTACGATGCACTCGTGCTGGCAACGGGTTCTGCTCCGTTTGTGCCGCCCGTGACCGGGGTGCAGAAAGACGGTATCTTCGTATACCGAACCATTGAAGACCTCGAAGCTATGACAGCCTGGGGTAATCGTGCAACAAAAGCCGTGGTAATTGGCGGTGGTTTACTGGGGCTTGAAGCCGCCAAAGCCGCGCTCGATATGGGTCTGGAAACGCACGTAGTAGAGTTTGCCCCCCGGCTTATGCCCCGCCAACTCGATGCCGCCGGGGGCGAAATGCTCCGACGCAAAATAGAATCCCTTGGTATCGGTATCCATCTCAATAAAAATACCGCCGAGTTCTTAGGTTATGATTGCGTAACGGGCCTGCGCTTTGCCGATGACAGTGTGCTGGAAACCGACATGGTTGTTATTTCGGCGGGCATCAAACCCCGCGACGAACTGGCCCGACAAAGCGGCCTGGCCGTTGGTCCGCGCGGGGGCATCGTTGTGAACGATTACCTGCAAACGTCAGACCCCAACATTTTCGCCATTGGCGAGTGCGCCCTGCACAACAGCATGATTTACGGGCTGGTAGCACCGGGCTACGACATGGCGACTGTGGTGGCAAGGCAGTTGACATCAGGCCGGGGTGGAGTGAAATTTACCGGCTTTGATCTCTCGACCAAACTCAAGCTTATCGGCGTTGACGTGGCAAGCTTCGGCGATCCATTCTGCGAACAGACGCCCCACCGAACGCTGTTGTTCGAGGATATGCTGACGGGCGTTTACAAACGACTGAACATCAGCCCCGACGGAAAACAGTTGCTGGGTGGTATTCTGGTGGGCGAAGCGGAGTCATACAATATGCTGTTGCAAGCCTGCAAAAACCGCGTGGTTTTGCCCGAAACGCCCGAAGACCTGTTGATGCCACCGCGCAAAGGCGATAGCACCCCGGCGTTGGCGGGGGTAATGAGCCTGCCCGATGAAGCCATTATCTGCTCGTGCGAAGGTATATCGAAAGCTATCGTCTGTACCGCCGTGACCGGGCAGGAACTGACCGACGTGGCCGCTCTAAAAAAATGTACGAAGGCCGGAACCGGCTGCGGGGGCTGCATACCAATGCTCAACGACCTGATTTCGGAAACGCTGAAAGAACAGGGCAAATTTGTGCGGAAGGTACTCTGCGAACACTTCGACCACACCCGGCAGGAACTCTACGACCTCGTTCGTATCAACGGCGAAACGACCTACGCCGACGTATTGGCCCACTACGGCCACGGAACCGGCTGCGAGGTGTGCAAGCCCGCCGTAGCCTCAATTCTGGCGAGCATTCACAACGATTTGATTGCCCGACAGGCAACTGTTCAGGATACCAACGACCGCTTTCTGGCGAATATTCAGCGGGGTGGCACGTATTCGGTGGTGCCGCGCGTGGCCGGGGGCGAAATCACCGCCGATAAGCTCATTGCGCTGGGCGTAGTTGCCAGGAAATATGACCTGTATTGCAAAATCACGGGTGGGCAGCGCATCGATTTATTCGGGGCGCGGGTCGATCAGTTACCGCTGATTTGGGACGAACTGATTGCTGCTGGTTTCGAGAGCGGTCATGCCTACGGAAAAGCCCTGCGAACGGTGAAAAGCTGCGTGGGTAGCGCGTGGTGCCGGTTCGGTGTGCAGGATTCGGTTGGGTTTGCCATCGAAATCGAAGAGCGGTACAAAGGGCTGCGGGCACCGCACAAGCTGAAAGGGGGCGTGTCGGGGTGTGTGCGCGAATGTGCCGAAGCGCAGAGCAAAGATTTCGGCATTATCGCCACCGAAAAAGGTTGGAATTTGTATGTCTGCGGCAATGGTGGGGCCAAACCTCAGCACGCCCAACTGCTGGCGTCGGACATTGACCGCGAAACCTGCATCCGCTACCTCGACTGTTTTCTGATGTTCTATGTCAAAACCGCCGAACCGTTGACCCGCACCGCCACCTGGCTCAACAAACTCGAAGGCGGTATGGCCTACCTCAAAAGCGTGGTCATCGACGATGTGCTGGGCCTGAACGCGCAGTTTGAGGCCGACATGCAGCACGTCGTGAATACGTACCAATGCGAATGGAAATCAGTAGTGGACAACGACACCCTGCGGAGCCAATACCGCCACTTCGTCAACACCAGCGATACCGACGACACCCTTGCCTTCGTGACCAACGAACGCGGACAAAAGCAACCCACAAACTGGTTGAATGATTGA
- a CDS encoding alginate export family protein, whose product MNFFIRRKTFLRFCALAVLYSTAAEAQVSLSGQLRTRTEYRNGQGTLLANDAPSAFFTSQRTRISAAYAAYRIKAFVTVQDVRVWGQDASTINRTTNADLNGLMLHEAWGEISLLDTNQTKSGNEFLLKIGRQELVYDDVRLLGNLDWLQQARRHDMALLKYAAKGWMLHAGIAYNQNREQKSGTIYNGVPAAYPAGTNGIGTAYKSLQFVYLGRKFNGGTASFLVIKDDFNQFTTSPASGTVAATKTYTDGVWSRVTLGSYVNATLKKLTLKGEAYYQTGRDPAGRMLSAYLLSGALTYATGRKTAITIGEDYTSGNEPGVATATNRRFDPLYGTPHKHWGLMDYFYVADGFGIGGLSDFYVKGRWKPLDKLTVTADFHQFASTNTVLAADKTPLNKPSFGQEFDLVGQYALTKQIGLEGGYCVFNATDALAAAKAISNAQKMNTWGYLMVNLKF is encoded by the coding sequence ATGAATTTTTTCATACGGCGCAAAACGTTTCTAAGGTTTTGCGCCTTAGCGGTTCTTTATTCGACTGCCGCTGAAGCACAAGTCTCGTTGAGCGGGCAACTCCGAACCCGCACCGAATACCGTAATGGGCAGGGTACTTTGCTGGCGAACGACGCTCCATCTGCCTTTTTTACCTCCCAGCGAACGCGAATTAGTGCAGCTTATGCGGCCTATCGAATCAAGGCATTTGTTACTGTGCAGGACGTGCGCGTATGGGGGCAGGATGCCTCAACCATCAATCGCACCACCAACGCCGATCTGAACGGCCTGATGCTGCACGAAGCCTGGGGCGAAATCAGTCTGCTCGACACCAATCAGACCAAGTCTGGCAACGAGTTTTTGCTGAAAATAGGTCGGCAGGAATTGGTGTACGACGATGTTCGGCTGCTCGGTAATCTCGACTGGCTGCAACAGGCCCGGCGGCACGACATGGCCCTGCTCAAGTATGCCGCAAAAGGCTGGATGCTCCACGCGGGCATAGCGTATAATCAGAACCGTGAGCAAAAGTCCGGCACCATTTACAACGGCGTTCCGGCGGCTTATCCGGCTGGCACCAACGGCATCGGCACGGCCTACAAATCGCTTCAATTTGTATATCTGGGCCGTAAGTTCAACGGAGGTACAGCGTCGTTTCTGGTCATCAAGGACGATTTCAACCAGTTTACCACCAGCCCCGCATCGGGAACCGTAGCGGCTACGAAAACCTACACCGATGGTGTCTGGAGCCGGGTTACGCTGGGCAGCTACGTGAACGCTACGCTGAAGAAACTGACGCTGAAAGGTGAAGCGTACTACCAAACGGGCCGCGACCCAGCCGGGCGTATGCTGTCGGCCTATCTGCTGTCGGGGGCATTGACCTACGCAACGGGCCGGAAAACAGCGATTACCATTGGTGAAGACTACACAAGCGGCAATGAACCGGGCGTTGCTACGGCTACCAATCGCCGTTTCGACCCGCTTTATGGTACGCCACACAAACACTGGGGGCTGATGGATTACTTCTACGTAGCCGATGGGTTTGGCATCGGCGGTTTGTCGGATTTTTACGTTAAAGGTCGCTGGAAACCGCTCGATAAACTGACCGTAACGGCTGATTTTCATCAGTTTGCCAGTACCAATACCGTTTTGGCCGCCGACAAAACGCCGTTGAATAAACCCTCGTTCGGGCAGGAGTTCGACCTCGTGGGTCAGTACGCGCTCACGAAACAAATCGGGCTGGAGGGCGGATACTGCGTCTTTAACGCGACCGACGCCCTGGCTGCTGCCAAAGCCATCTCGAACGCTCAGAAAATGAATACGTGGGGTTACCTGATGGTGAATCTAAAATTCTAA
- the lhgO gene encoding L-2-hydroxyglutarate oxidase, with the protein MTDVVIIGGGIVGLATALHLQQQRPALRVVLIEKEPAVARHQTGHNSGVIHSGLYYKPGSLKATNCIRGYQMLLDFCNEEGISYERCGKIVVATKPDQLPQLETLFERGQLNGLLGIRRISLAEMREIEPHVNGVAGLFVPQTGIIDYKQVCEKIAVKFQASGGELRLGERVEQVTAGNSLSIVVTNKDRYETKLVVNCAGLYSDKIAQLTQRDAIDVRIVPFRGEYYKIKPHKQHLVRNLIYPVPDPNFPFLGVHFTRMIHGGIEAGPNAVLAFAREGYTKSDINLKEMYETLSWPGFQKVAAKYWQTGLGEMYRSFSKAAFTKALQELIPDIQEADLEDGGAGVRAQACDRTGGLLDDFAILESDKAINVVNAPSPAATSSLSIGQTVSEKVLARF; encoded by the coding sequence ATGACAGACGTAGTGATTATTGGGGGCGGTATTGTTGGTCTTGCCACCGCCCTGCACCTTCAACAGCAACGCCCGGCCCTGCGCGTGGTGCTGATCGAAAAAGAACCCGCCGTTGCCCGCCACCAAACCGGTCATAATTCGGGCGTGATTCACTCCGGGCTGTACTATAAACCCGGCTCACTTAAAGCAACCAATTGCATTCGGGGCTATCAGATGCTCCTCGATTTTTGCAACGAAGAGGGTATTTCTTACGAACGCTGCGGCAAAATTGTGGTTGCCACGAAGCCCGATCAGCTACCACAGTTAGAAACGCTGTTTGAACGTGGCCAACTCAACGGGCTGTTGGGCATTCGCAGGATTTCGCTGGCCGAAATGCGTGAGATCGAGCCGCATGTCAACGGCGTGGCGGGTTTGTTCGTGCCGCAAACGGGCATCATCGACTATAAGCAGGTCTGCGAAAAAATAGCTGTGAAATTTCAGGCATCAGGTGGCGAACTGCGGCTCGGCGAACGTGTAGAACAGGTTACGGCGGGCAATAGCCTGAGTATTGTGGTAACGAACAAAGACCGGTACGAAACAAAGCTTGTGGTCAACTGCGCCGGGTTGTACTCCGACAAAATAGCGCAACTGACGCAGCGCGACGCTATCGACGTCAGGATTGTGCCATTCCGGGGTGAATATTACAAGATCAAACCTCACAAACAGCATCTGGTCAGAAACCTGATTTATCCCGTTCCCGACCCGAATTTTCCATTTTTGGGCGTTCATTTCACCCGTATGATTCACGGGGGCATAGAAGCTGGCCCGAACGCCGTGCTGGCCTTTGCGCGGGAAGGCTACACCAAATCTGACATCAATCTGAAGGAAATGTACGAGACGTTATCGTGGCCGGGTTTTCAGAAAGTGGCGGCCAAATACTGGCAAACGGGCTTGGGCGAGATGTACCGCTCGTTCTCAAAAGCCGCTTTTACGAAAGCCTTGCAGGAACTGATTCCCGATATTCAGGAAGCCGACCTCGAAGACGGGGGCGCGGGCGTTCGGGCGCAAGCCTGCGACCGCACCGGCGGCCTGCTCGACGATTTCGCCATTCTCGAATCCGACAAAGCTATCAACGTCGTAAATGCCCCCTCACCAGCCGCTACCTCGTCGCTATCTATCGGGCAAACGGTTTCTGAGAAAGTTTTAGCCAGATTTTGA
- the nirD gene encoding nitrite reductase small subunit NirD: protein MITSQTLTWHAAAPVASFPADGGACVKIGHRQIAVFNFAATGAWYACQNQCPHRMQMILSRGLTGDHKGEPKVACPYHKKTFSLCTGENLNGDDYQIEVYPVKIENGMVYIGLC, encoded by the coding sequence ATGATTACTTCTCAAACACTCACTTGGCACGCGGCTGCGCCGGTGGCTTCGTTTCCTGCCGATGGCGGGGCTTGCGTGAAAATTGGACACCGGCAAATTGCGGTGTTCAATTTTGCGGCAACGGGCGCGTGGTATGCGTGCCAGAATCAGTGTCCGCATAGGATGCAGATGATTCTGTCGCGTGGGCTGACCGGCGACCATAAAGGCGAGCCAAAAGTGGCCTGTCCGTATCACAAAAAGACGTTTTCGCTCTGTACCGGCGAAAACCTCAACGGCGACGATTATCAAATTGAGGTCTATCCGGTAAAAATTGAGAACGGAATGGTGTATATTGGGTTATGCTAA
- the cobA gene encoding uroporphyrinogen-III C-methyltransferase, translated as MNNFSDNPRLTLVGAGPGDPELITLKGVRALQTADVVLYDALVHPDLLQHAPASAERVFVGKRRGRCEFAQADINHLIVQYAHSHGHVVRLKGGDPFVFGRGFEELAFAQDCGVAVDVVPGLSSSYAVPALAGIPLTCRGISESFWVLTGTTKDHQLSGDIGTAVQSTATLVVLMGMKHLPDIVAALTEQGRANVPVAVIQNGSWADERVALAPAHRVVETVENHKLTNPAIIVIGEVVRLHPDWHSETEVASGAAISSPLLISR; from the coding sequence ATGAATAACTTTTCTGATAATCCCCGGCTTACGCTGGTTGGTGCCGGTCCTGGCGACCCGGAGCTAATTACGCTGAAAGGCGTTCGTGCCCTGCAAACAGCGGATGTAGTACTATACGACGCGCTCGTGCATCCCGACCTGCTCCAACACGCGCCTGCCTCTGCCGAACGCGTATTTGTGGGCAAGCGTCGCGGGCGATGCGAGTTTGCCCAAGCTGACATCAACCACCTGATTGTGCAGTACGCCCATAGCCACGGCCACGTAGTACGGCTGAAAGGGGGCGACCCCTTTGTATTTGGGCGGGGTTTTGAGGAATTAGCCTTTGCACAGGATTGTGGCGTTGCGGTCGACGTAGTGCCGGGGTTATCGAGCAGCTATGCCGTGCCGGCGTTGGCGGGCATTCCGCTTACGTGCCGGGGTATCAGCGAGTCGTTCTGGGTGCTGACGGGCACCACCAAAGACCATCAGCTTTCGGGTGATATTGGCACGGCGGTGCAATCGACGGCAACCCTGGTGGTGCTGATGGGTATGAAACACCTCCCCGACATTGTGGCTGCGTTGACTGAACAAGGTCGCGCCAATGTACCGGTGGCCGTAATTCAGAACGGAAGCTGGGCCGACGAACGCGTAGCCCTGGCACCGGCTCATCGTGTTGTTGAGACTGTTGAAAACCACAAACTAACGAATCCGGCCATTATTGTCATTGGCGAAGTTGTACGTCTGCACCCTGACTGGCACTCGGAAACTGAAGTGGCTTCGGGCGCAGCTATTTCATCTCCCTTGCTTATCAGTAGGTAG
- a CDS encoding MFS transporter → MKLAKLDIFSFQGVQMRTFHVTWLTFFVCFFGWFGIAPLMPVIREDLGLTKPQIGNAIIAAVSMTVFARLLIGRLCDTIGPRLTYTWLLVLGAIPVMGIGLVHSYEGFLWFRLAIGVIGASFVITQFHTSAMFADNIKGTANAVAGGWGNLGGGITNMVMPLILAGIVGLGYTKPEAWRLAMLVPGLLMLAMAYVYFRYTKDTPEGNYGENGVEAPANSKSNVSFWKAAADWRVWALFLAYGACFGIEITFDGVAALYFTDMFKLDLKTAGLLAGIFGFMNIFARAVGGIVADKVGATYGMRGKGILLAGVLLLEGLGIMLFSQTGSIALAIVAMLGFAMFLKMANGATYAIVPFINRKAVGVVSGIVGAGGNVGGVLAGFLFKSESISYGQAFLYIGIAVSVVACVVALTGFETHVETQDFASPDRMALDRMAPDVASPDRMAMTE, encoded by the coding sequence ATGAAACTTGCTAAACTCGATATTTTCTCATTTCAGGGCGTACAGATGCGCACCTTCCACGTTACGTGGCTCACGTTTTTTGTTTGCTTCTTTGGCTGGTTTGGCATTGCGCCCCTGATGCCGGTCATCCGCGAAGACCTCGGCCTGACCAAGCCGCAGATTGGCAACGCCATTATTGCGGCTGTATCGATGACCGTATTTGCGCGGCTGCTGATTGGGCGGCTTTGCGACACCATCGGCCCGCGCCTGACCTACACCTGGCTGCTGGTATTGGGTGCCATTCCGGTGATGGGTATTGGACTGGTACACAGCTACGAGGGGTTTCTGTGGTTCCGGCTGGCAATTGGCGTTATCGGCGCGTCGTTCGTGATTACGCAGTTTCACACCTCGGCCATGTTTGCCGACAACATCAAAGGTACGGCCAACGCCGTGGCAGGGGGCTGGGGCAACCTCGGCGGGGGCATTACCAACATGGTTATGCCGCTGATTCTGGCGGGCATTGTGGGCCTGGGCTACACCAAACCCGAAGCCTGGCGGCTGGCAATGCTGGTGCCGGGCCTGCTGATGCTCGCGATGGCTTATGTGTATTTCCGGTACACGAAAGATACGCCCGAAGGCAATTATGGCGAAAACGGAGTAGAAGCACCCGCAAACAGTAAATCGAACGTGTCGTTCTGGAAAGCCGCTGCCGACTGGCGGGTGTGGGCCTTATTTCTGGCCTACGGAGCCTGCTTCGGTATCGAAATCACCTTCGACGGCGTGGCCGCGCTGTACTTCACCGATATGTTTAAGCTCGACCTGAAAACGGCGGGTCTGTTGGCTGGAATCTTCGGTTTTATGAACATTTTCGCCCGTGCCGTTGGGGGTATCGTAGCCGACAAAGTTGGGGCCACATACGGAATGCGTGGTAAAGGAATTCTGTTGGCGGGCGTGTTACTGCTCGAGGGGCTGGGCATTATGCTGTTCTCACAAACGGGCAGCATCGCACTGGCGATTGTGGCTATGCTGGGTTTCGCCATGTTCCTGAAAATGGCAAACGGAGCCACATACGCCATTGTGCCGTTCATCAACCGCAAAGCCGTAGGTGTGGTCAGTGGCATCGTAGGCGCAGGCGGCAACGTAGGTGGAGTGCTGGCCGGATTCCTGTTCAAATCCGAAAGCATCAGCTACGGGCAGGCATTTCTGTACATCGGCATTGCCGTTTCGGTGGTAGCCTGTGTAGTAGCCCTAACAGGTTTTGAAACCCACGTAGAGACGCAAGATTTTGCGTCTCCTGACCGGATGGCTCTTGACCGGATGGCCCCAGATGTTGCGTCTCCCGACCGGATGGCAATGACTGAATAA
- a CDS encoding anthranilate phosphoribosyltransferase — MRPQPAAMSIASPTSDAPAHTPLGRGIQHIGIGKHGSKPLPPALLAECRKALTAPETHPLQRGVFLGALLAKGPTPEEYTLEEVIGKGAFSHPTFFINKVCPDLPMGMHPIATKLVRGHNLQVSEAEQLGDYLFGNGPCETFRGLAASILRVRHETNEEYQGLMRAAERTFTPSFRTISCADRPLIQLTEPFDGVENSYMITPLLAKFFLQKGYGPVSLVGVSGGPKFTLNALDVYMHLNCEFLLGNQEMGVPLENYGWVLDQKALSPALSRWVDRRRIILKRPFLATLEKVLNPCHAQILVTSVFHITYQMKMAELAMLAGFDAVMVLKRGLEGSLAPSTSRASGILCGVRTPRGHLFFQHFDSDLPAFAPYRSDADALHHQPTAAQNAKLIREFWTYGETPDADFDNRVRFAHALYGRGLAWIEGQLK, encoded by the coding sequence ATGCGCCCTCAACCTGCTGCCATGTCCATCGCCAGCCCGACTTCAGACGCGCCTGCTCATACGCCATTAGGCCGGGGCATCCAACACATCGGTATTGGCAAGCACGGCAGTAAACCGCTGCCGCCCGCCCTGTTAGCCGAGTGTCGTAAAGCCCTGACCGCCCCAGAAACACACCCCCTGCAACGGGGCGTGTTTCTGGGTGCACTGCTGGCAAAAGGCCCCACTCCCGAAGAATATACACTGGAAGAAGTGATTGGCAAAGGTGCGTTCTCGCATCCTACGTTTTTTATCAATAAAGTATGCCCCGACCTGCCAATGGGTATGCATCCTATTGCTACCAAGCTGGTACGGGGTCATAACCTGCAAGTCAGTGAAGCCGAGCAATTGGGCGATTATTTGTTTGGCAATGGCCCATGCGAGACATTTCGGGGGCTGGCAGCCAGTATTTTGCGCGTTCGGCACGAAACAAACGAAGAGTATCAGGGGCTTATGCGAGCTGCCGAACGCACGTTTACGCCTTCGTTCCGTACCATTAGCTGTGCCGACCGCCCGCTGATACAGCTTACCGAACCATTTGATGGCGTTGAAAACAGTTACATGATAACACCCCTGCTGGCGAAGTTTTTTCTACAGAAAGGCTACGGGCCGGTGTCGTTGGTGGGCGTGTCGGGGGGGCCGAAATTTACGCTCAACGCGCTGGACGTATACATGCACCTGAACTGCGAATTCTTGCTGGGGAATCAGGAGATGGGCGTTCCGCTCGAAAATTACGGCTGGGTACTCGACCAGAAAGCACTGTCGCCCGCACTGAGCCGCTGGGTCGACCGGCGACGCATTATCCTGAAACGGCCTTTTCTGGCAACGCTCGAAAAAGTGCTCAACCCGTGTCACGCGCAGATTTTAGTGACGTCAGTGTTTCATATCACGTACCAGATGAAAATGGCCGAACTGGCAATGCTGGCTGGTTTCGACGCCGTGATGGTGCTGAAACGCGGGCTGGAAGGCAGTTTGGCTCCATCGACCAGCCGGGCGAGTGGCATCCTGTGTGGGGTCAGAACCCCGCGTGGGCACCTGTTTTTTCAGCATTTCGACAGCGACCTACCCGCGTTTGCCCCCTACCGCTCCGACGCCGACGCGCTGCATCACCAGCCCACAGCCGCCCAAAATGCCAAACTCATCCGCGAGTTCTGGACCTACGGCGAAACGCCCGACGCCGATTTCGACAACCGCGTTCGGTTTGCTCACGCCCTCTATGGCCGTGGCTTAGCCTGGATTGAAGGGCAGTTGAAATAA
- a CDS encoding ATP-binding protein has product MLTRRYTQRYILALSLVAGLTIFGQVLVQRQLRDQTSDSYLVNYAGRQRFQSQQIVKTVLLLTDGSGLRPASAVRAELTPVLARWERYHRELKSGNLTDLGLRRTNSDSIRAMFARLDPHFRLIQQHTHRLLHLTDQPAGAADAVRASVRVILANEQPFLLKMDAIVRQYAHEAETKVERLRGIELVLMIVTLFVLLLEALLIFLPGVRILRSTIGQLTDSERETRRVNDELRYANEYLQVTQKQLLQETDLRHQQRLNEQRIRLASVVQGQENERKRLSRELHDGIGQMLTGLKLLVENIRSIDQLTDKDQSTFANLKTLLVRTIQETRTVSNNLMPPVLSDFGLVSALRLLIDQQCEQTPATVQLDTTLTTERYGPAVEIGLYRIVQEAVNNAVKHANASYISVRLDQRNGRLSLRITDDGCGLGKHTSTDATQGMHNMRERARLLDGTFRITSQAGTRIVVSVPIRSLSTSNVATQVMM; this is encoded by the coding sequence ATGCTAACCCGTCGCTATACACAACGGTACATTTTGGCCCTCTCGCTGGTGGCGGGGCTGACTATTTTTGGGCAGGTGCTGGTGCAGAGACAATTGCGCGATCAGACCAGCGACTCGTATTTGGTGAACTATGCCGGGCGACAACGGTTCCAGAGCCAGCAGATTGTAAAGACTGTACTGTTGCTGACCGATGGGAGCGGCTTGAGACCAGCGTCGGCTGTGCGGGCCGAACTGACACCTGTGCTGGCCCGGTGGGAACGATACCATCGGGAATTGAAAAGCGGCAACCTGACCGACCTGGGCCTTCGGCGAACGAACAGCGACAGCATCCGGGCCATGTTTGCCCGACTCGACCCGCATTTCAGATTGATTCAACAACATACGCATCGGCTGCTGCATCTGACCGACCAACCGGCAGGGGCAGCCGATGCCGTGCGGGCGAGTGTGCGGGTCATACTGGCGAACGAACAGCCATTTCTGCTAAAAATGGACGCCATTGTGCGCCAGTACGCCCACGAAGCCGAAACAAAAGTAGAGCGGCTGCGGGGCATTGAACTGGTACTTATGATTGTTACACTGTTTGTGTTGTTGCTTGAAGCGTTGCTGATTTTTTTGCCAGGCGTTCGGATTTTACGCTCAACTATTGGTCAACTCACGGATTCTGAGCGCGAAACCCGGCGCGTGAACGACGAACTGCGTTACGCCAATGAGTATTTGCAGGTGACGCAGAAACAGTTGTTGCAGGAAACGGACCTGCGGCATCAGCAGCGGCTCAACGAGCAGCGCATTCGGCTGGCATCGGTGGTTCAGGGGCAGGAAAACGAACGTAAACGACTCTCGCGCGAACTTCATGATGGCATCGGGCAGATGCTCACAGGACTGAAACTATTAGTCGAGAATATTCGCTCCATCGATCAACTGACTGATAAAGATCAAAGTACGTTTGCGAACCTGAAAACATTGCTGGTACGTACTATTCAGGAAACGCGTACCGTCTCCAATAACCTTATGCCGCCCGTGCTGAGCGATTTTGGACTGGTGTCGGCTTTGCGGTTGTTGATCGACCAGCAGTGTGAGCAAACGCCGGCCACGGTTCAGCTCGATACTACCCTGACGACTGAACGGTATGGTCCCGCCGTTGAAATCGGCCTGTACCGAATTGTGCAGGAAGCCGTGAATAACGCGGTAAAGCACGCAAATGCCAGCTACATCAGCGTGCGGCTCGATCAACGGAATGGTCGGCTGTCGCTACGAATTACTGACGATGGCTGTGGTCTGGGCAAACACACGTCTACAGACGCCACGCAGGGTATGCACAACATGCGCGAACGCGCCCGGCTGCTCGATGGTACGTTCCGCATTACCAGTCAGGCCGGAACACGTATAGTTGTCAGCGTTCCAATTCGTAGTTTGTCGACCAGTAATGTAGCAACGCAGGTAATGATGTAA